Proteins encoded together in one Bradyrhizobium sp. CB82 window:
- a CDS encoding amidohydrolase family protein: MPIIDPHHHLWDRGSRYLLEELKADIDGSGHNVVATGFVQCDSMYRADGDPKFAPIGETEFVNGIAAMSASGLYGPARLCASIVSYADLFLGPEVDAVLEAHLNAGGDRFKGVRQCSVWDADSTIKSTPMDFPKGLLLDSNFRSGFARLERYGLSFDSWIYHHQIPELADLAQKFPDTTVVIDHIGAPLGIGAYAGRRNDVFAEWRKNIQELGKNPNAYVKLGGMGMHVFGYDFEKRSAPPGSQELAEIWRPYVETCIEAFGPDRAMFESNFPVDKRYYSYGVMWNAFKRLAAGYSQSEKEALFRGSARRAYRLN, translated from the coding sequence ATGCCGATCATCGACCCACATCACCATCTCTGGGATCGGGGGTCGCGGTACCTTCTCGAAGAGCTGAAGGCCGATATCGATGGAAGCGGCCACAACGTCGTTGCCACCGGTTTCGTCCAGTGCGACTCCATGTATCGCGCCGATGGCGACCCGAAATTTGCACCGATCGGCGAGACCGAGTTCGTCAACGGCATAGCCGCCATGAGCGCCAGTGGTCTCTATGGCCCAGCGCGACTGTGCGCCAGCATCGTGAGCTATGCCGATCTCTTTCTAGGGCCGGAAGTCGACGCGGTGCTGGAAGCGCATCTGAATGCGGGCGGCGACCGCTTCAAGGGCGTCCGCCAGTGCTCCGTCTGGGATGCGGACAGCACGATAAAGTCGACACCGATGGATTTTCCGAAAGGCCTCCTGCTCGATTCCAATTTCCGCAGCGGCTTTGCGCGTCTTGAACGCTACGGCCTTTCTTTCGATTCATGGATCTATCACCATCAGATCCCGGAACTCGCCGATCTTGCGCAAAAGTTTCCCGACACGACTGTCGTGATCGACCATATCGGCGCTCCGCTTGGAATCGGCGCCTACGCCGGCCGGCGCAACGACGTCTTTGCCGAATGGCGCAAAAACATCCAGGAGTTGGGTAAAAATCCCAACGCCTACGTCAAACTGGGCGGCATGGGGATGCATGTTTTCGGGTATGATTTCGAGAAGCGCAGCGCGCCGCCCGGTTCGCAAGAGCTGGCCGAAATCTGGCGGCCCTACGTCGAGACGTGTATTGAGGCCTTTGGGCCCGATCGCGCAATGTTCGAAAGCAATTTCCCGGTGGACAAGCGCTACTACAGCTATGGCGTGATGTGGAATGCCTTCAAGCGGCTCGCTGCCGGATACAGCCAGAGCGAGAAAGAAGCGCTTTTCCGGGGCTCGGCACGACGTGCTTATCGTTTGAACTAG
- a CDS encoding ABC transporter substrate-binding protein has translation MQFTNNGFDAFCRGAIKLMVAACFGSLVASGPVLAQDSATPDQIKKLLGIEGLDAKALGTGLKFQLGIVLALTGPGSYYGRIQGNGAKLAVEQIKAAGGPDIELIFKDHKSADAQAGARAARELGIARVPAALTSYVGVIGSMFPGLEQYKILALDGGGGTSDFGQGKPYFWGMRAIEPDDDFIGALKYWKETDPSIKRVSMVFIDQGPINEIVTKNFKKALEATGHELASTEVAPIGATDYSATIARLKATNPDAVFMFLIGVDPGYFMKQYANAGLTKPTIVAEYVSDAAQVAGPVYDEMIFATDWFDANKPTNDWAKLFIDSYTKQFNLKPEIYAANYYEDAFAIWDLIRRVIAKGGDVNNGEQLQQALVDDPKFKSIYGGKAAEPGVITLDTKTHSVTSRPLGVYRANKGDPVPLAYFDLGGANFMLVK, from the coding sequence ATGCAATTTACCAATAACGGCTTCGACGCCTTCTGCCGCGGCGCGATCAAACTGATGGTCGCGGCCTGTTTTGGGTCGCTTGTGGCTAGTGGACCTGTCTTGGCACAGGATTCCGCGACCCCGGACCAAATCAAAAAGCTTCTCGGAATAGAGGGCCTCGATGCGAAGGCGCTTGGTACGGGACTCAAATTCCAGCTCGGCATTGTCCTGGCGCTGACAGGTCCGGGTTCCTATTACGGTCGCATCCAGGGCAACGGCGCCAAGCTCGCGGTCGAGCAGATAAAGGCGGCGGGTGGGCCCGACATCGAACTAATCTTCAAGGACCACAAATCCGCCGATGCGCAGGCTGGCGCACGCGCTGCGAGGGAACTAGGCATTGCCCGGGTGCCCGCCGCGCTCACCTCTTATGTCGGCGTCATCGGATCGATGTTCCCTGGCCTTGAGCAGTACAAGATTCTCGCGCTGGACGGTGGCGGCGGAACCAGCGATTTCGGCCAAGGCAAGCCCTACTTCTGGGGTATGCGCGCCATCGAGCCGGATGACGACTTTATCGGTGCGCTAAAGTACTGGAAGGAGACCGATCCGTCGATCAAACGCGTGTCGATGGTCTTCATCGACCAGGGGCCGATCAACGAAATCGTCACGAAGAACTTCAAGAAGGCGCTTGAGGCCACCGGCCATGAACTCGCCAGCACGGAAGTCGCGCCGATCGGTGCGACCGACTACTCGGCGACGATTGCGCGACTGAAGGCAACCAATCCCGACGCCGTCTTCATGTTCCTGATCGGCGTCGATCCCGGTTACTTCATGAAGCAGTATGCCAACGCCGGTCTCACGAAACCGACGATCGTGGCGGAATACGTTTCCGACGCAGCGCAGGTTGCCGGTCCGGTTTATGACGAGATGATTTTCGCCACCGACTGGTTCGACGCCAACAAGCCCACCAACGATTGGGCAAAGTTGTTCATCGACAGCTACACCAAGCAGTTCAACCTCAAGCCGGAGATCTATGCGGCAAACTATTACGAAGACGCGTTCGCCATCTGGGATCTCATTCGGCGGGTCATCGCCAAGGGTGGCGACGTGAACAACGGCGAGCAGCTCCAGCAGGCGTTGGTGGACGATCCGAAGTTCAAGAGCATCTACGGGGGCAAGGCGGCCGAGCCGGGTGTCATCACCCTAGATACCAAGACGCACTCGGTCACTTCACGGCCGCTCGGAGTCTATCGAGCCAACAAGGGCGATCCGGTTCCGCTGGCCTATTTCGATCTAGGTGGCGCCAACTTCATGCTGGTCAAATAA
- a CDS encoding branched-chain amino acid ABC transporter permease has protein sequence MQFEQIAQLAVAGAINGCFYALLGVGFGLILGVVGRFHYAYALTFVLAAYIMSVLESSLSVWPPLAAGAGLLAAMALGVALERWVYGPLARSSGALALLTVFISALGITIAGGNLMTLMWTAFSRSIYLFEVRPFAVAGVTFTTLDLFIVFASWLLIGLLTVALNFTDLGRSIKAVRGNPFLARIIGLKPDRLYLVVFAIGSFLSGVAGILNGARFAVVPNMGDRPVVFAFVVAFLGGTRSSPLTVGLAGLFIGLVESLSGLWVAPQWSALVVFSVLFIYLSLQPTEISGLRRWLSLGARSRG, from the coding sequence GTGCAGTTTGAGCAGATCGCACAACTCGCCGTAGCCGGCGCCATCAACGGCTGCTTCTATGCGCTGCTGGGCGTCGGCTTCGGTCTTATCCTCGGTGTAGTAGGGCGTTTTCACTATGCCTACGCGCTCACATTTGTACTCGCAGCCTACATAATGTCGGTGCTGGAAAGCTCGTTGAGCGTCTGGCCGCCGCTGGCTGCGGGAGCCGGTCTCCTCGCAGCGATGGCGCTCGGAGTGGCATTGGAGCGGTGGGTCTATGGTCCGCTTGCACGTTCCTCAGGAGCCTTGGCGCTTCTGACCGTTTTCATTTCAGCGCTCGGCATAACGATTGCCGGGGGCAACCTAATGACGTTGATGTGGACCGCGTTCAGCCGGTCCATTTATCTGTTTGAGGTGCGGCCCTTCGCGGTCGCAGGGGTGACCTTCACCACCCTCGACCTCTTCATCGTCTTCGCATCCTGGCTGCTGATCGGATTGCTGACCGTCGCCCTCAACTTCACTGATCTCGGGCGTTCCATCAAAGCTGTGCGCGGCAATCCGTTCCTGGCGCGGATCATCGGGCTCAAACCTGACCGGCTGTATCTCGTCGTATTTGCCATTGGCTCGTTCCTGTCCGGCGTCGCCGGCATCCTCAACGGCGCTCGCTTCGCCGTGGTTCCCAATATGGGCGACCGTCCGGTTGTCTTTGCCTTCGTCGTCGCGTTTCTGGGAGGAACGCGCAGTTCGCCCCTCACGGTTGGCCTTGCCGGATTGTTCATCGGACTGGTCGAGAGCTTGAGCGGTCTGTGGGTAGCGCCGCAGTGGTCGGCGCTGGTCGTCTTTTCGGTGCTCTTCATTTATCTCTCGCTTCAACCAACCGAAATCTCAGGCCTGCGCCGGTGGTTGTCGCTCGGTGCGCGTTCGCGCGGCTAG
- a CDS encoding branched-chain amino acid ABC transporter ATP-binding protein/permease: MDYWIDIFNVVLIFSIFTISLNLLIGYAGQVSVAHAAFGAIGGYAAAYLQANAGFSFWPGLAAGTFGAGLIGLLMSLPALRLRPEYLVLLTIAVSAIVLAIVGAVAELGGAYGITASRPADLWPIPGGPLLFPTQWTLPLIGFAAPTFFVCWRMGQSAWGRVLRGIRDDEVATRALGHNVYIFKVIVFSVTSAFAGLAGVLLFFYNQIVSPSVYGLDVSLKIFAMTIFGGLGNFVGSILGTAVVQLLQPILENVVKLEPGNAFLIQLVIYGIGLAILVRVRPQGLLPEGVSLLPARAAERVAPPSVRSSAATKAVDIGSSRPSQLQPPAGAGPILEVRGLSKQFGGIVACRDLSLDLETGKIAALVGPNGAGKTTVFNLLTGAFAADSGSIKLNGQELCGLGPDAVARKGMARTFQDVRLFARMSALENVMLAMRRIEGGSGAEKFSDLFLHPRRAARAERSERDGAMEHLRLVGLADVAGTAAGALSYGQQKLVSFARLMATDADVLLLDEPASGIDARWVDKLLELVVYARDRGKTICIVEHSLHVVERLADTVFFMELGHITAKGTIRELTSDPRLAEVYFGTV; encoded by the coding sequence ATGGACTACTGGATCGACATATTCAACGTTGTCCTGATCTTCAGCATCTTCACGATCTCGCTAAATCTGCTGATCGGATACGCCGGCCAGGTATCGGTGGCGCATGCGGCGTTCGGAGCGATAGGTGGCTATGCGGCGGCATACTTGCAGGCCAATGCAGGCTTCAGCTTTTGGCCTGGCCTTGCCGCCGGCACGTTTGGCGCGGGACTGATTGGGCTCCTCATGAGCCTGCCCGCGTTGAGATTGCGGCCCGAATATCTTGTTCTCCTGACCATCGCCGTTTCAGCAATTGTCCTTGCTATCGTCGGTGCGGTTGCCGAACTCGGCGGCGCTTACGGAATCACCGCCAGCAGGCCGGCCGACTTGTGGCCGATCCCCGGCGGTCCGCTTCTATTCCCAACCCAATGGACCTTGCCGCTGATAGGATTCGCGGCGCCGACTTTCTTTGTTTGCTGGCGCATGGGGCAATCGGCATGGGGACGCGTCCTGCGCGGCATCCGCGACGACGAGGTGGCAACCCGTGCGCTCGGACACAACGTCTATATATTCAAGGTTATCGTATTCTCCGTCACATCGGCTTTCGCCGGACTGGCGGGTGTACTCCTCTTTTTTTACAACCAGATCGTCTCGCCAAGTGTTTATGGGTTGGATGTGTCGCTCAAGATTTTCGCCATGACCATCTTTGGCGGCCTCGGCAACTTCGTCGGATCAATCCTGGGAACCGCTGTCGTCCAACTCCTTCAACCCATTCTCGAAAACGTGGTCAAGTTGGAGCCTGGCAACGCGTTCCTGATCCAGCTAGTGATCTACGGCATCGGCTTGGCGATCCTGGTGCGCGTCCGCCCGCAAGGCTTGCTGCCGGAGGGGGTATCGCTGCTCCCGGCACGCGCTGCAGAACGCGTGGCGCCTCCTTCGGTGCGCTCCTCGGCGGCGACGAAAGCGGTGGACATTGGTTCCTCGCGCCCGTCGCAACTTCAGCCGCCGGCTGGCGCTGGCCCCATTCTCGAAGTGCGTGGTCTGAGCAAGCAGTTTGGCGGTATTGTCGCCTGCCGCGATCTCAGCCTTGACCTGGAAACCGGAAAAATCGCGGCACTGGTCGGGCCAAATGGAGCAGGCAAGACGACGGTATTCAACCTTTTGACGGGCGCCTTCGCAGCCGATAGCGGCAGCATAAAGCTGAACGGCCAGGAATTGTGTGGGCTTGGTCCCGACGCGGTCGCCAGAAAAGGGATGGCCCGCACGTTCCAGGACGTTCGACTCTTCGCCCGCATGAGTGCTCTGGAGAACGTCATGCTTGCCATGCGCAGGATCGAGGGAGGGAGCGGTGCCGAGAAGTTCAGCGATCTCTTCCTGCATCCACGTCGCGCCGCACGGGCCGAGCGCTCGGAGCGCGACGGCGCCATGGAGCATCTGCGGCTGGTAGGTCTCGCTGACGTGGCCGGCACGGCCGCCGGGGCGCTCTCCTATGGCCAGCAAAAACTCGTGTCCTTCGCCCGGCTAATGGCGACGGATGCTGATGTGCTTCTACTCGATGAGCCCGCCTCCGGCATCGACGCCCGCTGGGTCGATAAGCTTCTCGAGCTGGTGGTCTATGCGCGCGATCGGGGCAAGACCATCTGTATCGTCGAGCACAGTCTGCACGTGGTAGAGCGGCTGGCTGATACGGTCTTCTTCATGGAGCTCGGTCACATCACAGCCAAGGGGACGATCAGGGAGCTGACCTCCGACCCGCGGCTTGCGGAGGTCTACTTTGGCACCGTCTGA
- a CDS encoding ABC transporter ATP-binding protein, with translation MLLVKGISTGFGKKRVLDDVGLNVKKGEAVAILGHNGAGKTTLLQAIYGLQPIWSGSLYFNGKPLDDRHAASDAVALGMGMIPSERFVFPDLTVLENLRLSGRGLEGVLREQRLEEAYDDFPILSERAHQLAGSLSGGQQRMVSLAMVLMHRPRLLLLDEPSLGLSPAIAEQIMARVRGLASEGVSIVLVEQNIAAALKVADRVYVLRSGRIILEESARELENRGREKWWELF, from the coding sequence ATGCTTCTCGTCAAGGGTATCAGCACGGGCTTTGGCAAGAAGCGCGTGCTCGATGACGTCGGTCTGAACGTGAAGAAGGGCGAGGCGGTTGCCATCCTCGGCCACAACGGTGCGGGAAAGACGACGCTGCTCCAGGCGATCTACGGACTACAGCCGATCTGGAGCGGCTCGCTTTATTTCAACGGAAAGCCTCTCGACGATCGGCATGCGGCAAGCGACGCCGTCGCCTTGGGGATGGGCATGATTCCATCCGAAAGATTCGTCTTTCCCGACCTGACGGTCCTCGAAAATCTCCGGCTGAGTGGGCGCGGCCTTGAGGGTGTCTTACGGGAACAGCGCTTGGAGGAAGCGTATGATGATTTTCCAATTCTGAGCGAGCGCGCGCATCAACTCGCCGGGTCTCTTAGCGGCGGACAGCAGCGAATGGTGAGCTTGGCGATGGTGCTGATGCACCGCCCCCGCCTCCTCCTGCTCGATGAGCCGTCCCTCGGCCTTTCGCCTGCGATCGCAGAGCAGATTATGGCTCGGGTTCGCGGGCTCGCAAGCGAAGGGGTTTCGATCGTGCTGGTTGAGCAGAATATCGCCGCCGCGCTTAAGGTCGCCGATCGTGTTTACGTCTTACGGTCAGGAAGGATTATCCTCGAAGAATCAGCCCGCGAGCTCGAGAATCGCGGACGAGAAAAGTGGTGGGAACTGTTTTAA
- a CDS encoding IclR family transcriptional regulator C-terminal domain-containing protein: MHRNVRSLSRGLALINELNASGPSNVVQLAKRTGLNRTTCYRLLDTLRRDGYVTLDETNALFTLTPQVRTLSEGVSSRDLSSQAALPAMFGLLDDVSWPSDFGVFELGSVLIRESTHPFSPFSVHRSMVGRRRSLVRSALGKAILAASTPALRREMLALTASLVEEDAGLAKDRRFINEVLLQTKEDGYASSVGGSEAGISAIALAIPGGGPVLGSLNLIFFSSSMTPEVAAKKYLPSMKVAVKEIERRWSAANKARGKPP, from the coding sequence ATGCACCGCAACGTCAGGTCACTTTCCCGCGGGTTGGCCCTGATCAACGAACTCAATGCGAGCGGGCCATCGAACGTCGTGCAACTCGCGAAGAGGACCGGTCTCAACCGGACGACCTGCTATCGCCTGCTCGATACGTTACGCAGAGATGGCTACGTGACATTGGACGAGACGAACGCCTTGTTCACGTTGACGCCACAGGTGCGCACCTTGAGCGAAGGGGTGTCTTCGCGTGACCTGTCGAGCCAGGCGGCTCTGCCCGCGATGTTCGGCCTTCTCGATGATGTCTCATGGCCAAGCGACTTCGGGGTCTTCGAACTTGGCTCGGTCCTCATCCGGGAGAGCACGCATCCCTTTAGCCCCTTCTCGGTTCACCGCTCGATGGTAGGCCGCAGAAGATCCTTGGTCCGGAGCGCGCTGGGCAAGGCCATCCTGGCCGCCTCGACGCCTGCGCTGCGCCGAGAGATGCTCGCGCTGACGGCCTCACTTGTCGAGGAAGACGCAGGCTTGGCGAAAGATCGTCGCTTCATCAACGAAGTCCTCCTGCAGACGAAAGAAGATGGATACGCCTCGTCTGTCGGTGGATCGGAGGCTGGCATCAGCGCCATCGCGCTGGCCATTCCGGGTGGTGGCCCCGTACTCGGCAGCCTCAACCTCATCTTTTTCTCGTCGTCGATGACGCCCGAGGTCGCCGCAAAGAAGTATTTGCCCAGCATGAAGGTCGCAGTCAAAGAAATCGAGAGGCGATGGTCTGCGGCAAACAAAGCCCGGGGGAAGCCGCCATAA
- a CDS encoding ABC transporter substrate-binding protein: MAHSSFYLSAAVCLALAAPAAAQTAGGTPKLSDGKVKIGVLTDIAGPTSMANGKGSVVAAQMAAEDFGAGLNVEVISADHSGKPDIGSQIAGRWFDVEGVDAVADMQGSPIGFAVQNLAAQKSKIMLLSGSTSSDFNGKACSPLTVQWTVDTYNLAKGAAKSVIDAGGTKWYFLTVDQAYGNALTRDTSEQVKLNGGQVVGNSVFPPNTSDFASFLLTASSAGANVIAIAASSGDTVTAMKQADEFGLSAKAKIVPLQSVLTDVQAVGLKIAHDAYEVSPFYWDRTSETRAWAEKFFAKAKQMPTSFHAGVYSSVAHYLKAVKATGTDDAPTVMKQMEKERVHDFFAADGYIREDRKMIHDMYLLQVKKPGENKGDWDLYNVVQTLPGESVNRPLAESPCPLVKK, encoded by the coding sequence ATGGCTCATTCAAGCTTTTATTTGTCCGCGGCCGTGTGTCTGGCCTTGGCGGCGCCGGCGGCGGCGCAGACCGCCGGAGGCACTCCGAAGCTCAGCGATGGCAAGGTCAAGATCGGCGTTCTGACCGACATCGCCGGTCCGACTTCCATGGCGAACGGCAAGGGCTCGGTCGTCGCCGCCCAGATGGCCGCCGAGGACTTCGGCGCTGGCCTGAATGTCGAAGTGATCTCGGCCGACCATTCCGGCAAACCCGACATCGGATCCCAGATCGCTGGCCGCTGGTTCGACGTGGAAGGCGTCGATGCCGTTGCGGACATGCAGGGCTCGCCGATCGGCTTCGCCGTGCAGAACCTGGCCGCGCAGAAGAGCAAGATCATGCTGCTCTCGGGATCGACCTCGTCGGACTTCAACGGCAAGGCCTGCTCGCCGCTCACGGTGCAGTGGACGGTCGATACCTACAATCTCGCAAAGGGCGCAGCCAAGTCCGTGATCGATGCAGGTGGAACCAAGTGGTACTTCCTGACTGTCGATCAGGCGTACGGCAATGCCTTGACGCGCGATACGTCAGAGCAGGTCAAGCTCAACGGCGGCCAAGTGGTGGGCAACTCTGTGTTTCCGCCGAACACGTCCGACTTTGCCTCCTTTCTGCTGACCGCCTCCAGCGCCGGCGCCAACGTCATCGCGATCGCGGCTTCCAGCGGCGATACCGTGACGGCGATGAAGCAGGCCGATGAATTTGGGCTGAGCGCGAAAGCCAAGATCGTGCCGCTGCAATCGGTGCTGACAGACGTGCAAGCAGTCGGTCTGAAAATCGCGCATGACGCTTACGAAGTGTCCCCGTTCTACTGGGACCGGACCTCCGAAACGCGGGCCTGGGCCGAGAAATTCTTCGCGAAGGCCAAGCAAATGCCGACCAGCTTCCACGCCGGCGTCTATTCGTCCGTGGCGCACTACCTGAAGGCGGTCAAGGCGACCGGCACCGATGACGCACCGACGGTGATGAAGCAGATGGAAAAGGAGCGGGTGCACGATTTCTTCGCGGCCGACGGCTACATCCGCGAAGATCGCAAGATGATCCACGACATGTACCTGCTCCAGGTGAAGAAGCCCGGAGAGAACAAAGGCGATTGGGATCTCTACAACGTCGTGCAGACGCTGCCCGGTGAATCCGTCAATCGCCCGCTTGCTGAAAGCCCATGCCCGCTGGTGAAGAAGTAG
- a CDS encoding 3-carboxyethylcatechol 2,3-dioxygenase — protein sequence MSVAIVCASHTPLMYKGPASNETEQRVRTAFGRLGNFVKEFAPDYIIQFAPDHFNGFFYDLMPSFCVGAGAVSLGDWGGGTGPLDVPEQTALELIDHLRADDFDVAVSYRMPVDHGFVQLWEAMFGDFKSIPILPIFVNAAAPPVPTYRRARQLGESVGRFAMRSGKRVLFAASGGLSHDPPLPSIKDAPPEIRERLINGRNPTAEAKEAREKRVLEAGVLAEAGKGPCQPLNPEWDAEFMEILRSGQIWRADALDTGKVREVAGRGANEVLAWVAAFGAFSTGGHFKMEQEFYEAIPGWIAGMAMMAARQADGSH from the coding sequence ATGTCAGTCGCAATCGTCTGCGCTTCGCATACTCCCCTGATGTACAAGGGGCCCGCCAGCAATGAGACCGAGCAACGCGTCCGAACCGCGTTCGGACGTCTCGGAAACTTCGTGAAAGAGTTCGCGCCTGATTACATCATCCAGTTCGCACCCGATCACTTCAACGGCTTCTTCTACGATCTGATGCCCTCTTTCTGCGTCGGGGCGGGAGCCGTCTCGCTGGGCGACTGGGGAGGCGGGACGGGCCCGCTGGACGTTCCGGAGCAGACGGCACTCGAGCTCATCGACCACCTGCGGGCCGATGATTTCGACGTCGCGGTGTCCTACCGCATGCCGGTCGATCACGGCTTCGTCCAGTTGTGGGAAGCGATGTTCGGGGACTTCAAGTCCATCCCGATCTTGCCGATCTTCGTGAACGCCGCCGCGCCGCCGGTCCCGACTTATCGCCGGGCCCGCCAGCTCGGTGAATCCGTTGGCCGTTTCGCGATGCGGTCCGGCAAGCGGGTGCTGTTTGCCGCGTCCGGCGGCCTCTCGCACGATCCACCGCTTCCATCGATCAAGGATGCACCGCCCGAAATCCGCGAGCGCCTGATCAACGGCCGGAATCCGACGGCGGAGGCCAAGGAAGCCCGCGAGAAGCGCGTGCTCGAGGCAGGTGTTCTCGCCGAGGCGGGCAAGGGGCCGTGCCAGCCGCTCAACCCCGAATGGGACGCGGAGTTCATGGAAATCCTGCGGAGCGGTCAGATCTGGCGCGCCGACGCGCTCGACACCGGCAAGGTCCGCGAAGTCGCGGGGCGCGGCGCCAACGAGGTGCTCGCATGGGTCGCCGCCTTCGGGGCCTTTTCCACGGGCGGCCACTTCAAGATGGAGCAGGAATTCTACGAAGCTATTCCGGGCTGGATCGCCGGCATGGCGATGATGGCGGCCAGACAGGCCGACGGCTCTCATTGA
- a CDS encoding FAD-dependent monooxygenase yields MAYETDVLIIGAGPTGSTTALALANCGVRSHIVSRGNWMADSPRAHITNQRANEVFRDLGIADDVARYASPWELMGDTTFTTSLAGAELIRMRTWGTGDDRRGDYLRASPCGMVDIIQPLLEPILFQKAAEKGATFAFNTEYVRHEQDADGVTATLRDRLDGREYAVRARYMVGADGARSMVVDHLGLPIEGQMARAGTVYTVFNCDLTKYSKHRPSILNWIVTPDASFGEIGMGLLRAVHPWTQWIAGWGFDISKGEPDLSPEAIIPKIKVLIGDPSVDIDIVRTSIWYVNQAYVTQYSKGRVHCGGDAVHRHPPSSGLGNNTCVQDAHNLGWKLAYSVKGWAGPKLLESYSQERAPVGKQIVLRANQSRLDYAPLNACFRVQGAENPVAAGIARFRDPGPDGVAARKAAQAALDLKQTEFNAQGTEMNQRYESSAVIPDVGAKPEEWRRDRGLYNQPTSRPGAKMPHAWLVGRDGLRVSTLDVTGKGLFTVVTGLAGAAWKEAALRLDLPFLRIVVTGSPEAQDLYCEWQRLREIDEAGVLLVRPDGVVAWRDMEGTSDASAAFDRLSAAIRTVLDLTDLSAVPREKASSPSKPSGTPLFA; encoded by the coding sequence ATGGCATACGAAACGGACGTGCTCATCATCGGCGCCGGCCCCACGGGCTCGACGACCGCCCTAGCGCTCGCCAATTGCGGCGTTCGCAGTCACATCGTATCGCGCGGCAACTGGATGGCCGACAGCCCGCGCGCCCACATCACGAACCAGCGCGCCAACGAGGTTTTCCGCGATCTCGGGATCGCGGACGATGTGGCCCGGTACGCGAGCCCCTGGGAGCTCATGGGCGACACGACCTTCACGACCAGCCTGGCCGGCGCCGAGCTGATCCGGATGCGGACGTGGGGGACCGGCGACGATCGCCGCGGCGATTATCTGCGCGCAAGCCCCTGCGGCATGGTCGACATCATCCAACCGTTGCTCGAGCCAATTCTGTTCCAGAAGGCGGCCGAGAAGGGCGCGACCTTCGCGTTCAACACCGAGTACGTCCGGCATGAGCAGGATGCTGACGGCGTGACGGCCACGCTGCGCGATCGTCTCGATGGGCGAGAGTACGCCGTCCGCGCGCGTTATATGGTCGGCGCGGATGGCGCGCGCTCGATGGTGGTGGACCATCTCGGCTTGCCGATCGAAGGACAGATGGCGCGCGCCGGCACCGTCTACACCGTCTTCAACTGTGACCTGACCAAATACAGCAAACATCGGCCGAGCATCCTGAACTGGATCGTGACGCCGGATGCGAGCTTCGGCGAGATCGGCATGGGCCTGCTGCGGGCCGTGCATCCGTGGACCCAGTGGATCGCCGGCTGGGGTTTCGACATCAGCAAGGGCGAGCCGGACCTATCGCCGGAAGCGATCATTCCGAAGATAAAAGTTCTGATCGGCGACCCATCCGTCGACATCGACATCGTACGCACATCGATCTGGTACGTGAACCAGGCCTATGTGACGCAGTATTCGAAAGGCAGGGTGCACTGCGGCGGCGATGCGGTCCACCGGCACCCGCCGTCGAGTGGATTGGGCAACAACACCTGCGTCCAGGACGCCCACAACCTCGGTTGGAAGCTCGCCTACTCGGTGAAGGGCTGGGCCGGTCCGAAGCTGCTGGAAAGCTACTCGCAGGAGCGGGCGCCGGTCGGAAAGCAGATCGTGCTGCGGGCAAACCAATCCCGGCTCGATTACGCCCCGTTGAACGCATGCTTCAGGGTGCAGGGCGCGGAGAACCCGGTCGCTGCAGGCATCGCGCGCTTCCGCGATCCGGGGCCGGATGGCGTGGCCGCGCGGAAGGCGGCGCAAGCAGCGCTGGACCTGAAGCAGACGGAGTTCAATGCCCAAGGCACCGAGATGAACCAGCGGTACGAATCTTCGGCCGTGATTCCAGACGTCGGTGCCAAGCCGGAGGAGTGGCGGCGAGATCGCGGCCTCTACAATCAACCGACGTCGCGCCCGGGCGCCAAGATGCCGCATGCATGGCTCGTCGGTCGTGACGGCTTGCGCGTCTCGACGCTCGACGTGACCGGAAAGGGCCTCTTCACCGTTGTGACCGGCCTCGCCGGCGCAGCATGGAAAGAAGCAGCGCTCCGCCTCGATCTGCCGTTCCTCCGGATCGTGGTGACCGGTTCGCCTGAGGCACAGGACCTTTATTGCGAGTGGCAACGCCTCCGGGAGATCGATGAAGCCGGAGTTCTGCTTGTTCGCCCGGATGGCGTGGTCGCCTGGCGCGACATGGAGGGGACGTCCGACGCGAGCGCAGCCTTCGACCGGCTGAGCGCGGCCATCCGGACGGTCCTCGATCTCACGGACCTCTCGGCTGTCCCGCGCGAGAAAGCGTCCTCTCCGTCGAAGCCCAGCGGTACGCCGCTATTCGCCTGA